In Liquorilactobacillus nagelii DSM 13675, the following proteins share a genomic window:
- a CDS encoding UPF0223 family protein, with amino-acid sequence MVNKENANYPLLEEWTIAEIIQVTEFYRLVEELYQKKVDRQFFLDKYQTYLKIVPAKATQKQLDHQFENETGCSIYRAVKFVMAQRQAKVHFNE; translated from the coding sequence TTGGTAAACAAAGAAAATGCCAATTATCCTTTGCTTGAGGAATGGACAATTGCAGAAATTATTCAAGTTACGGAATTTTATCGATTGGTTGAGGAACTTTATCAAAAAAAAGTTGATCGACAATTTTTTCTTGATAAATATCAAACCTATTTGAAGATTGTTCCTGCAAAAGCAACTCAAAAACAATTAGATCATCAATTTGAAAATGAAACGGGATGCAGTATTTATCGAGCGGTAAAGTTTGTCATGGCTCAACGCCAAGCCAAGGTTCACTTTAATGAATAA
- a CDS encoding inositol monophosphatase family protein, producing MKKNEIDHLVVEWLAQAKKMVFSSSSRKIMVETKTSRNDLVTELDRQIEKFLVTQIKNVFPTAQIISEESHPKLDEFDPQQLLWIIDPIDGTMNFVKTRRDFAIMIGVYQNNQGQLGYIYDVMNDCLYHGGPEKGVFCNQQRLLPPANLSLNQGLLETGALMLLHNRCNLQKIALASNGVRIYGSAGIQIIRVLTGQAVGYVSHLKPWDLAAGRVLAETLGLTVKTIDGHIPDVLSSVDVLVASKNAQEDIVRMAQAPY from the coding sequence ATGAAAAAAAACGAAATAGATCATTTAGTGGTGGAATGGCTAGCACAGGCAAAAAAAATGGTTTTCTCAAGTTCTTCTCGCAAAATTATGGTAGAAACTAAAACTAGTCGAAATGATCTCGTAACTGAGCTTGATCGTCAAATTGAAAAATTTTTGGTGACACAAATTAAAAATGTTTTTCCAACAGCTCAAATTATTAGTGAGGAGTCACATCCAAAACTGGACGAATTTGATCCACAGCAACTTTTGTGGATTATTGATCCAATTGATGGAACAATGAATTTTGTCAAAACTCGGCGAGACTTTGCAATTATGATTGGCGTTTACCAAAATAACCAGGGTCAGTTGGGCTATATCTATGATGTTATGAATGACTGTTTATATCATGGTGGACCAGAAAAAGGTGTTTTTTGTAACCAACAAAGATTACTTCCACCAGCTAATTTATCACTGAATCAGGGCTTATTAGAAACTGGAGCGTTAATGCTTCTACATAATCGTTGTAATTTGCAAAAAATTGCTCTGGCAAGTAATGGTGTACGAATTTACGGTAGTGCAGGAATCCAAATTATTCGGGTCCTAACGGGTCAAGCAGTTGGTTATGTTAGTCATTTGAAACCATGGGACTTGGCTGCGGGAAGAGTTTTAGCTGAAACTTTGGGTTTGACAGTAAAAACGATTGACGGTCACATTCCTGATGTGCTATCATCAGTAGATGTGTTAGTAGCTTCAAAGAACGCTCAAGAAGACATAGTAAGGATGGCACAAGCTCCTTATTAG
- the typA gene encoding translational GTPase TypA, whose amino-acid sequence MKTRDDIRNVAIIAHVDHGKTTLVNELLKQSDTLDEHTQIDDRAMDSNAIERERGITILSKNTAVKYQGKQINILDTPGHADFGGEVERIMRMVDGVLLIVDAFEGTMPQTRFVLKKALEQHLTPIVVINKIDREGARPEEVVDEVLDLFIELGADEAQLEFPVIYASAVNGTSSYDSDPAAQEHTMNPIFDTILKTIPAPVDNSDEPLQFQVAMLDYNEFVGRIGIGRIFRGKIKVGDQVTVLKLDGSQKNFRVTKLFGFFGLKRLEIQEAKAGDLIAVSGMEDIFVGETVCPVDRPEGLPLLRIDPPTLQMTFMTNDSPFVGQEGDHVTARKLEDRLKVQLHTDVSLRVEDTDSPDAWTVSGRGELHLSILIEMLRREGFELAVSRPQVIYREVEGKMCEPFESVTIDTPDEFSGAVIDSLAQRKAEMQNMETNANGQTRLTFSAPTRGLIGYDSQFLSMTRGYGIFNHTFSEYKPVIKNWEPGRRNGALVSINRGKATTYAIMGVEDRGTIFVDPGAEVYEGMIVGQSSRERDISVNVTKGKNMTNVRSSNKDQTATIKKPTHLTLEESLEFLNEDELLEITPKSIRLRKRILETNMREKAAKQKKTAARKNA is encoded by the coding sequence TTGAAAACACGTGATGATATCCGTAATGTTGCTATAATCGCCCATGTCGATCATGGTAAAACAACTTTAGTTAATGAATTATTAAAACAGTCGGATACTTTAGATGAACATACTCAGATTGATGATCGAGCAATGGATTCCAATGCAATTGAAAGAGAGCGTGGAATTACTATTCTTTCTAAAAACACTGCTGTTAAGTATCAAGGCAAACAGATCAACATTCTTGATACCCCAGGACATGCGGACTTCGGTGGTGAAGTTGAACGTATTATGCGGATGGTTGATGGAGTTTTATTAATTGTTGACGCTTTTGAAGGCACGATGCCGCAAACCCGTTTTGTTTTGAAGAAGGCCCTAGAACAACACTTAACTCCAATTGTTGTGATTAACAAAATTGATCGTGAAGGAGCTCGTCCAGAAGAAGTTGTGGATGAAGTACTGGATTTATTTATTGAATTAGGTGCTGATGAAGCCCAACTTGAATTCCCAGTGATTTACGCTTCAGCCGTAAATGGAACTTCTTCATACGACTCTGATCCGGCTGCTCAAGAACATACTATGAATCCAATCTTTGATACGATTTTGAAGACAATTCCTGCTCCAGTGGACAACTCAGATGAACCACTCCAATTTCAGGTTGCTATGCTTGATTATAATGAATTTGTTGGTCGAATTGGTATTGGCCGCATTTTCCGTGGAAAGATCAAGGTTGGTGATCAGGTTACAGTTTTGAAACTTGACGGTTCACAAAAGAATTTCCGCGTTACTAAGCTTTTTGGCTTTTTCGGTTTGAAACGATTGGAAATTCAAGAAGCAAAAGCTGGCGATCTGATTGCGGTTTCCGGAATGGAAGACATTTTTGTTGGTGAAACAGTTTGTCCTGTTGATCGCCCTGAAGGTTTGCCATTATTGCGGATTGATCCGCCAACTTTGCAGATGACCTTTATGACGAATGATTCGCCTTTTGTTGGTCAGGAAGGTGATCATGTTACTGCTCGCAAGTTGGAAGATCGTTTAAAAGTGCAGTTGCACACAGATGTTTCTTTGCGAGTTGAAGATACGGATTCACCTGATGCATGGACGGTTTCTGGACGTGGTGAGTTGCATTTGTCGATTTTAATTGAAATGTTACGTCGTGAAGGCTTTGAATTAGCTGTATCTCGCCCACAAGTTATCTATCGCGAAGTTGAAGGTAAAATGTGTGAACCATTTGAAAGTGTAACAATCGATACACCAGATGAATTTTCGGGTGCAGTTATTGATTCATTAGCGCAGCGAAAAGCTGAAATGCAAAATATGGAAACAAATGCCAATGGTCAGACGCGGTTAACTTTCTCGGCCCCAACCCGTGGTTTAATTGGATATGATTCACAATTTTTATCAATGACTCGTGGCTATGGTATTTTTAACCATACTTTCTCTGAATATAAACCAGTTATTAAAAATTGGGAACCAGGTCGACGCAATGGAGCGTTAGTTTCAATTAATCGTGGTAAAGCAACAACTTATGCAATTATGGGTGTTGAAGATCGTGGTACGATTTTTGTCGATCCAGGTGCAGAAGTCTATGAAGGAATGATAGTTGGTCAAAGTTCACGAGAACGTGATATTTCAGTTAACGTTACTAAGGGTAAGAACATGACTAATGTTCGTTCATCAAATAAGGATCAAACGGCTACCATCAAGAAACCAACACATTTAACTTTGGAAGAGTCTTTGGAATTCTTGAATGAGGATGAATTATTAGAAATCACTCCTAAGAGTATCCGCTTGCGCAAACGAATTTTGGAAACAAACATGCGTGAAAAAGCTGCTAAGCAAAAGAAAACTGCAGCTAGAAAAAACGCTTAA
- a CDS encoding DUF1507 family protein yields the protein MQESVSRAEMLAVLAADAAKIKSNLSKQCNVLCMAKCPAFEEVADTQIYGFSCEVKLAEKCGVLAADEGQLLIQELEQGLANIYATVGEDE from the coding sequence ATGCAAGAGTCGGTTTCAAGAGCTGAAATGTTGGCAGTGCTTGCGGCAGATGCGGCTAAAATCAAATCAAATTTAAGTAAACAATGCAATGTGTTGTGTATGGCAAAATGTCCGGCATTTGAAGAAGTAGCAGATACTCAAATTTATGGCTTTTCTTGTGAAGTAAAACTTGCTGAAAAATGTGGCGTGTTAGCTGCGGATGAGGGTCAGTTGTTAATCCAAGAGCTTGAGCAAGGGTTAGCTAATATTTATGCAACGGTTGGAGAGGATGAATAA
- a CDS encoding FtsW/RodA/SpoVE family cell cycle protein — protein sequence MKKIKQKLNYFDFYLFVPYLLLCIIGIVMVYSASSINLSYAGMTTNFYLLRQMLYVFLGLICFFIASLMRLELLTSKKFIIYGFGILALLLVYAKFMTKAVNGANGWINFKIFSLQPSELCKLYLVIFVAQLLAYREQLALQNSLQTASRKPWLLVALLLLLILMEPDLGGFAINFMIVLVMYLASQATYKSLGRAFLLLGGFFASVVVVISGLRFWNPLAGTKYNYMYSRLTAFYNPFKVAASSGQQLINSYYAISNGGLFGLGLGNSIQKRGYLPEAYTDFIMAIISEELGVVGIAVILILISWLTLRIFLIGIRSKNNYQTLVCYGIGTFFAVETFFNLGAVTGLLPITGVTFPFVSYGGSSMLVLSITLGIAMNISMRQRRMRLVGRNH from the coding sequence ATGAAAAAAATCAAACAAAAACTCAATTATTTTGATTTTTATTTATTCGTTCCCTATTTATTACTGTGTATTATCGGAATTGTTATGGTGTATTCTGCAAGTTCAATTAATTTGTCCTATGCTGGAATGACAACTAATTTTTATTTACTACGGCAAATGTTGTATGTCTTTTTGGGTTTAATTTGCTTTTTTATTGCATCTTTGATGCGGTTAGAATTACTAACTTCTAAGAAATTTATTATTTATGGTTTTGGTATTTTAGCATTATTGCTGGTCTATGCTAAATTTATGACCAAAGCGGTTAACGGGGCTAATGGTTGGATTAATTTTAAAATTTTTAGTTTACAGCCTTCAGAACTATGCAAATTGTATTTAGTTATTTTTGTAGCTCAATTACTTGCATATCGAGAACAACTTGCATTACAGAATTCATTACAGACTGCTAGCCGTAAGCCATGGTTACTAGTGGCATTGCTGTTGCTTTTAATTTTGATGGAGCCAGACCTAGGTGGTTTTGCGATTAATTTTATGATTGTTTTAGTAATGTATTTAGCAAGTCAAGCCACCTACAAATCTTTAGGAAGAGCTTTCTTATTACTAGGCGGCTTTTTTGCGAGCGTAGTAGTTGTAATTTCTGGTCTGCGATTTTGGAATCCGTTGGCTGGTACAAAATATAATTATATGTATAGTCGTTTAACCGCTTTTTATAACCCCTTTAAAGTGGCTGCATCAAGTGGACAGCAGTTGATTAATTCATATTACGCCATTAGTAATGGCGGTTTATTTGGTCTTGGTCTGGGCAACAGTATCCAAAAAAGGGGCTATTTACCTGAGGCATACACCGATTTTATCATGGCAATTATTAGTGAAGAATTAGGGGTAGTTGGAATTGCTGTTATTTTAATATTAATTTCCTGGTTAACTTTACGGATTTTCTTAATTGGAATTCGTTCTAAGAATAATTATCAAACATTAGTTTGTTATGGAATTGGAACTTTTTTTGCAGTAGAAACTTTCTTTAATCTAGGTGCAGTTACCGGATTATTACCGATTACAGGTGTAACATTTCCTTTTGTTTCATATGGTGGTTCAAGCATGTTGGTTTTATCGATTACTTTAGGAATTGCAATGAATATCTCGATGCGTCAGCGTCGAATGAGATTAGTTGGAAGAAATCATTAA
- a CDS encoding pyruvate carboxylase, producing MKKVLIANRGEIAVRIIRACHELKLATVAIFAKEDDLSVHRFKADEAYLVGAGKRPIEAYLDMDDIIRIAKKTGADAIHPGYGFLAENEMFAAKCRQAGIVFIGPTVEQLQIFGDKIKAKEAALAAGLHTIPGSNGPVESAEAVRKFGQKHGFPIMVKAALGGGGRGMRIIQSEQEVDESFDRARSEAKQSFGDDEIYVEKYLENPKHIEVQILADQHGNVIHLFERDCSVQRRHQKVIEFAPSIVLNNAWREEICNAAVRLMKSVNYQNAGTVEFLVTNDNYYFIEVNPRVQVEHTVTEMITNIDIVQSQILIAAGEDLHKDLMIPDQSEIFFHGCAIQCRITTEDPENNFMPDTGKIETYRSPGGYGVRLDGGNAYTGSVITPYFDSLLVKACVSSRNFKGAVMKMNRVLNEFIIRGVKTNIPFMQNVLNHPVFRAGKAHTTFIDSTPELFIFKRKPQTANQLLQYIGDVTVNGFPGIGKQSKKYVPDIRIAKDFVPVEQEVSAKQILDRQGVPAVTAWIKRQQQVLLTDTTMRDAHQSLFATRMRTKDMIPAAKIYEEAIPQIFSAEVWGGATFDVAYRFLHEDPWQRLQALRRLMPHTLLQMLFRGSNAVGYKNYPDNVLQRFIQQSAADGVDVFRIFDSLNWVAQMEKSIQYVRDTGKIAEGTMCYTGDVINSAEHKYDLKYYQGLAKDLVAAGSQIIGIKDMAGLLKPEAAYALVSSLKEAVDVPIHLHTHDTTGNGVATYVQAVKAGVDIVDVAASALSGTTSQPSMSSLYYALAGTKRQPQLNIDNVEKINRYWLGVKPCYQDFMNGITAPQTDIYETEMPGGQYSNLQQQAKALGIEDFELVKQKYREVNQLLGDIVKVTPSSKVVGDLSLFMIQNSLTAANILEKGETLDFPESVVNFFAGDLGQPVGGFPPELQQVVLKGKKAITVRPGSLAPAVDFEAAATELEGKIKHTPTMEEVLSYILYPDVLLDYEKSAERYGVLGLLDTTTFYQGMRNHENLYVRVAEGKTLIIKLNSISSIDEEGNRTLFFNLNGQPQQIVVHDSSQKAKVSQSLKAEPTNPNQIGATLSGSVLDVLVKKNQTVTKGQPLVVTEAMKMETTIKAPFAGKINHVYVNAGDVLAAQDLLLELEPIKE from the coding sequence ATGAAAAAGGTGTTAATTGCCAATCGTGGTGAAATTGCCGTTAGAATTATTCGTGCTTGTCATGAACTGAAATTAGCGACAGTCGCAATTTTTGCTAAGGAAGATGACCTATCTGTTCATCGTTTTAAAGCAGATGAAGCATATTTAGTTGGTGCTGGTAAACGACCAATTGAAGCCTATTTAGACATGGATGATATTATTCGGATTGCGAAAAAAACAGGAGCAGATGCAATTCATCCCGGATACGGATTTTTAGCAGAAAATGAAATGTTTGCAGCTAAGTGCCGCCAAGCTGGAATTGTTTTTATTGGTCCAACAGTGGAACAGTTACAAATTTTTGGTGACAAAATAAAAGCTAAAGAGGCTGCTTTGGCAGCGGGTTTACATACTATTCCTGGTAGCAATGGACCAGTTGAGTCAGCGGAAGCAGTTCGTAAATTTGGACAAAAACATGGGTTCCCAATAATGGTCAAAGCTGCTTTAGGTGGTGGTGGTCGTGGCATGCGTATTATTCAAAGTGAACAAGAAGTTGATGAAAGCTTTGATCGAGCGCGCAGTGAGGCCAAGCAATCTTTTGGTGACGATGAAATTTACGTTGAAAAATATTTGGAGAATCCAAAACATATTGAAGTGCAAATTTTGGCTGATCAGCATGGAAATGTGATCCATTTGTTCGAACGAGATTGTTCTGTACAGCGACGCCATCAAAAAGTGATTGAATTTGCTCCAAGTATTGTTTTAAATAACGCATGGCGAGAAGAAATTTGTAATGCGGCTGTTCGATTAATGAAAAGTGTTAATTACCAAAATGCAGGAACAGTTGAATTTTTGGTTACTAATGATAATTATTACTTTATTGAAGTTAATCCGCGAGTTCAAGTTGAGCATACGGTTACAGAGATGATTACCAATATTGATATTGTTCAATCGCAAATTTTAATTGCTGCTGGTGAAGATCTACATAAAGATTTAATGATTCCTGATCAATCAGAAATCTTTTTCCATGGCTGTGCAATTCAGTGCCGTATTACTACAGAAGATCCAGAAAACAACTTTATGCCAGATACGGGTAAAATTGAAACATACCGATCACCTGGTGGATATGGTGTTCGACTTGATGGGGGAAATGCATATACAGGATCTGTTATTACACCTTACTTTGATTCACTGTTGGTTAAGGCCTGTGTTTCTTCGCGAAATTTTAAGGGCGCAGTTATGAAAATGAATCGCGTTTTAAATGAGTTTATTATTCGTGGTGTTAAAACGAATATTCCATTTATGCAAAATGTTTTGAATCATCCTGTTTTCCGGGCTGGTAAAGCGCATACTACTTTTATTGATTCAACACCGGAATTATTTATCTTCAAGCGCAAACCACAAACAGCCAATCAGTTGTTACAATACATTGGTGATGTAACGGTTAATGGTTTTCCTGGAATTGGAAAGCAGTCCAAAAAGTATGTTCCAGATATTCGGATTGCAAAAGATTTTGTTCCTGTTGAACAAGAAGTATCTGCTAAACAAATTTTAGATCGCCAAGGAGTACCGGCTGTAACAGCTTGGATCAAGCGCCAGCAACAGGTGTTATTAACAGATACGACCATGCGGGATGCTCATCAAAGTTTGTTTGCAACTAGGATGCGTACTAAAGATATGATTCCGGCAGCTAAAATATATGAAGAGGCCATCCCACAAATTTTTTCAGCCGAAGTTTGGGGTGGTGCGACTTTTGATGTGGCTTATCGCTTTTTACATGAAGATCCTTGGCAAAGATTGCAAGCTTTGCGTCGATTAATGCCACATACGCTGTTACAAATGTTATTTCGTGGTTCGAATGCTGTTGGATATAAAAATTATCCAGATAATGTCCTACAACGATTTATTCAGCAAAGTGCAGCTGATGGAGTTGATGTTTTTCGGATCTTTGATAGCCTGAACTGGGTTGCGCAAATGGAAAAAAGTATCCAATATGTGCGGGATACTGGAAAAATTGCTGAAGGAACGATGTGTTATACTGGAGATGTTATCAATTCAGCGGAACACAAATATGATTTGAAATATTATCAAGGGTTGGCAAAAGATTTAGTTGCTGCGGGTTCCCAAATTATTGGAATTAAGGATATGGCTGGTTTGTTGAAACCTGAAGCGGCCTATGCTTTAGTTTCTAGTTTAAAGGAAGCTGTTGATGTACCGATTCATCTCCATACGCATGACACAACCGGTAATGGAGTGGCAACTTATGTTCAAGCGGTTAAAGCTGGTGTCGATATTGTTGATGTTGCTGCAAGTGCTTTATCCGGAACTACTAGCCAGCCAAGTATGAGCAGTTTATATTATGCTTTGGCTGGAACAAAACGTCAGCCACAGTTGAATATTGATAATGTTGAAAAAATAAATCGTTATTGGTTAGGAGTAAAACCTTGTTACCAAGATTTTATGAATGGAATAACTGCACCGCAAACAGATATTTATGAAACAGAGATGCCTGGTGGACAATATTCTAATCTGCAACAACAGGCCAAAGCACTTGGAATTGAAGATTTTGAATTAGTTAAACAGAAATATCGTGAGGTTAATCAGTTGTTGGGTGATATTGTCAAGGTTACTCCAAGTTCAAAAGTTGTGGGTGATTTGTCACTCTTCATGATTCAAAATAGTTTAACAGCAGCAAATATTTTAGAAAAGGGTGAAACGCTGGACTTTCCAGAATCAGTAGTTAATTTCTTTGCAGGCGATTTAGGTCAGCCTGTTGGTGGTTTTCCACCAGAATTACAGCAAGTAGTCTTGAAAGGTAAAAAAGCAATTACTGTTCGACCAGGAAGTTTAGCGCCGGCAGTTGACTTTGAAGCAGCAGCAACCGAATTAGAAGGCAAAATTAAACATACACCAACTATGGAGGAAGTTTTAAGCTATATACTGTACCCAGATGTTTTGTTAGATTATGAGAAATCAGCTGAACGGTATGGTGTCTTAGGCTTGTTAGATACGACAACTTTTTATCAAGGGATGCGTAATCACGAGAACTTGTACGTTCGGGTAGCTGAAGGTAAGACATTGATTATTAAGCTGAACTCGATTAGTTCAATTGATGAGGAAGGAAATCGGACGTTATTTTTTAATCTTAATGGACAACCGCAACAGATTGTGGTTCATGATAGTAGCCAGAAAGCTAAAGTTAGTCAATCTTTAAAGGCTGAGCCTACCAATCCAAATCAGATTGGGGCAACACTAAGTGGTTCAGTGCTTGATGTCTTAGTTAAGAAAAATCAGACAGTTACTAAAGGACAGCCGTTAGTGGTTACCGAAGCAATGAAAATGGAAACAACAATTAAGGCTCCCTTTGCTGGGAAAATTAATCACGTTTATGTCAATGCAGGGGATGTGTTGGCAGCGCAAGATCTATTATTGGAGCTTGAACCGATAAAGGAATAA
- a CDS encoding CAP-associated domain-containing protein has translation MKKKFYWKSLLNFLWVLIFILGFFYFSTALRDQHLTNSARFTKSKQQNDNNIKLTTPKVKALKTSKTASYIGKSSTEVLLDFGQPSATVGGASNIDWWLYNLNSQNYLKFGIDQYTKKVAAIFVIGSSPIQGKLKVGLTFKKLLRLTTLYANFKFNYREQAFQYELSETDLNQHPLISFKNGSYAVAYLKPKTKEVYAFEYLNTDTLLKKNLYHLVAPVPLPAQYQGEVDWSQLQQMVPEDLLQLINAKRLQQNRTIISFDQNLTETASTVANKLAHNPQKWLKAKQARHLKNILSDNFNQRTGIFLRQSNLTKKQRKSLGVSQNDIRLWVIAPIYSSSKFFDQDNLLQNWINTFVESSHYRLGISYGHGVMVIISSKGEN, from the coding sequence ATGAAAAAAAAATTTTACTGGAAAAGTTTGCTTAATTTTCTTTGGGTTTTAATTTTTATTTTAGGTTTTTTTTATTTTAGTACTGCTTTGAGAGATCAACATTTGACAAACTCTGCTCGTTTCACAAAATCAAAGCAACAAAATGATAACAACATAAAATTGACAACACCTAAAGTTAAAGCACTCAAGACCAGTAAAACAGCTTCGTATATTGGGAAATCAAGTACTGAAGTTTTACTTGATTTTGGACAACCATCAGCAACGGTTGGTGGTGCTTCAAATATAGATTGGTGGTTGTATAACTTAAATAGCCAGAATTATTTAAAGTTTGGGATAGACCAGTATACTAAAAAAGTGGCAGCTATTTTTGTAATTGGATCTAGTCCAATTCAGGGAAAATTAAAGGTTGGATTAACATTTAAAAAATTATTACGTTTAACAACTTTATATGCCAATTTTAAATTCAATTATCGTGAGCAGGCTTTTCAATACGAATTGTCCGAAACGGACTTGAATCAGCATCCCTTGATTAGTTTCAAAAATGGCAGTTATGCAGTAGCTTACCTGAAACCAAAAACCAAAGAAGTATACGCATTTGAATATCTAAATACGGATACTCTGCTGAAAAAAAACTTATATCATTTAGTGGCGCCAGTTCCTTTACCTGCACAATATCAAGGAGAAGTTGACTGGTCACAATTACAACAAATGGTGCCGGAAGATCTGTTACAATTAATTAATGCTAAACGGCTACAACAAAATAGGACAATAATTTCGTTTGATCAAAATCTAACTGAAACTGCCAGCACAGTTGCTAACAAATTGGCTCATAATCCGCAAAAATGGTTAAAGGCTAAACAAGCTCGTCACTTAAAAAATATTTTAAGTGATAATTTTAATCAAAGAACGGGAATTTTTTTACGCCAATCAAATTTAACAAAAAAGCAACGAAAATCACTGGGAGTATCCCAAAATGATATTAGGCTCTGGGTAATTGCACCAATTTACAGTAGTTCGAAATTCTTTGATCAAGATAACTTGTTGCAAAATTGGATAAATACTTTTGTTGAAAGTAGTCATTATCGCTTAGGCATTTCCTATGGACATGGTGTCATGGTTATTATTAGTAGTAAGGGTGAAAATTAA
- a CDS encoding YlbG family protein has product MEFEINKREGLIVYLYHLRNSRQLRKFGTIHYVSRKMKYVVLYINTENETEVVKKIQSLHFVKKVQLSLRPQLKTTFDDELGVHYKLTDEDREKYKTGRKIG; this is encoded by the coding sequence ATGGAATTTGAAATAAACAAACGTGAAGGGCTGATTGTTTATTTGTATCATTTACGCAATAGCCGCCAACTAAGAAAGTTTGGCACAATTCATTATGTTTCACGTAAAATGAAGTATGTTGTTTTATACATTAACACGGAAAATGAGACCGAAGTGGTTAAAAAAATTCAATCTTTGCATTTTGTCAAAAAAGTGCAACTATCTTTACGTCCCCAGTTAAAAACAACATTTGATGATGAATTAGGTGTTCATTATAAGTTGACAGATGAGGACCGTGAAAAATACAAAACAGGTAGGAAAATCGGATGA
- the rsmD gene encoding 16S rRNA (guanine(966)-N(2))-methyltransferase RsmD — MRVIAGKFRGRKLKAVPGFKTRPTTDKVKESVFNMLGGQISGTVLDLFAGSGALGIEAVSRGANQAVLVDRQYQAIKTIKDNLGLTKDFKSFKVIKADSFKILKVFSNDQFKFDYVFLDPPYKQQKILEILQLLRELDLLAAAAIVICETNQEAQLPTEVVGYNLWKRADYGITEVTFYQLRGE, encoded by the coding sequence ATGAGAGTAATAGCTGGTAAATTTCGTGGTCGTAAGTTAAAAGCAGTGCCAGGTTTTAAAACTCGTCCAACTACCGATAAAGTTAAGGAATCAGTTTTCAACATGTTGGGTGGTCAAATCAGCGGGACAGTCTTAGATCTATTTGCTGGTAGCGGTGCTTTGGGAATTGAAGCAGTCTCACGGGGTGCCAATCAGGCTGTGTTAGTCGATCGTCAGTACCAGGCAATTAAGACGATTAAGGATAACCTTGGCTTAACAAAAGATTTTAAGAGTTTTAAAGTTATTAAAGCGGATTCTTTTAAAATTTTAAAAGTCTTCAGTAATGATCAATTTAAATTTGATTACGTGTTTTTAGATCCACCTTATAAACAACAAAAAATTCTTGAAATTTTACAACTGTTGCGTGAATTAGATTTATTAGCTGCTGCTGCAATTGTGATTTGTGAAACGAACCAAGAGGCACAATTGCCAACTGAAGTAGTAGGGTATAATCTTTGGAAGCGAGCTGATTACGGAATTACTGAAGTTACTTTTTACCAATTACGGGGTGAGTGA
- the coaD gene encoding pantetheine-phosphate adenylyltransferase, producing the protein MNLIAVFPGSFDPVTNGHMDIIQRTATLFEQVVVLVMKNTAKKGLFSAQQRVKLLQQVLAEQKLENVRVLAATDQLTIEAVKQVGGKVIVRGVRNEQDFIFERDIAELNRQLAPEIETLLLPTKPELAAISSSYIKEIAQFGGELSTMVPTSVAKSLHERFGR; encoded by the coding sequence GTGAATTTGATTGCTGTTTTTCCAGGAAGTTTTGATCCAGTTACTAATGGACATATGGATATTATTCAACGCACAGCGACTTTGTTTGAGCAAGTTGTTGTTCTTGTTATGAAAAACACTGCAAAAAAAGGTTTATTTTCAGCTCAACAGCGCGTTAAGTTGTTACAGCAGGTGTTAGCAGAACAAAAATTGGAAAATGTCAGAGTTTTAGCCGCTACAGATCAGCTGACGATTGAAGCAGTCAAACAAGTTGGCGGAAAAGTGATTGTTCGAGGGGTTCGCAATGAACAGGACTTCATATTTGAACGTGATATTGCTGAATTGAATCGCCAATTGGCTCCAGAGATCGAAACACTTTTGTTGCCTACAAAGCCTGAATTAGCTGCAATTTCTTCCAGTTATATTAAAGAAATTGCACAATTTGGAGGAGAGTTGTCAACCATGGTTCCAACTTCGGTAGCTAAGTCGTTACATGAAAGGTTCGGGCGCTAA